In Euphorbia lathyris chromosome 10, ddEupLath1.1, whole genome shotgun sequence, a single genomic region encodes these proteins:
- the LOC136208436 gene encoding digalactosyldiacylglycerol synthase 1, chloroplastic: MNGDSQLSASTNTAFSFISKGWREVRDSADADLQLMRARANSFKNLANSFDREIENFFNSASTSFSVGSFGSSTPTEIDFVKKLQPKISEFRRVYSAPEISKKVLEKWGPRAKLGIDLSAIRNAIVADVVDEDINAIVEFDRVRRRRKPVKFSEFWGERKEDRGQFREWEPIRALRRRLKELEKKSEPVEIFGGLKNNDFVEKLKSSLKAMREPQDSKEVPPLDVPELLAYFVRQSGPFLDHLGVRRDICDKIVESLCSKRKNQLLLRTLSTGESSVIENEGVNDELDVRIASVLQSTGHCYEGGFWSDLPKHSPSDKKRHVAIVTTASLPWMTGTAVNPLFRAAYLAKSEKQNVTLVVPWLCKSDQELVYPNNVTFSSPEEQESYIRNWLEDRVGFKSEFKISFYPGKFSKERRSIIPTGDTSQFISSKEADIAILEEPEHLNWYHHGKRWTDKFNHVVGVVHTNYLEYIKREKNGALQAFFVKHINNWVTRAYCDKVLRLSAATQDLPKSVICNVHGVNPKFLKIGEKVAAEKELGQQAFSKGAYFLGKMVWAKGYKELIDLLAKHKSELDGFNLDVFGNGEDANEVQTAAKRLDLKVNFMRGRDHADDSLHGYKVFINPSVSDVLCTATAEALAMGKFVICADHPSNEFFRSFPNCLTYKTSEDFVAKVREALENEPQPLTPEQMFNLSWEAATERFMQYSELDKILNDNQGDSKFRINNGNRMSKSVSLPNMSQMVDGGLAFAHYCLTGNEFLRRCTGATPDTRDYDKQHCKDLHLLPPQVENPIYGW; the protein is encoded by the exons ATGAACGGCGATTCTCAGCTTTCAGCATCTACCAACACTGCGTTTTCTTTCATATCTAAGGGATGGCGGGAGGTTCGTGACTCGGCCGACGCGGATCTCCAACTCATGCGAGCCCGAGCTAACTCGTTTAAGAATCTGGCTAACTCATTTGATCGGGAGATTGAGAACTTCTTTAATTCCGCGTCTACTTCGTTCTCTGTAGGCTCGTTCGGGTCCTCGACGCCGACGGAAATTGATTTCGTGAAGAAATTGCAGCCGAAGATCTCGGAGTTTCGGAGGGTTTACTCTGCGCCTGAGATTAGTAAGAAGGTGTTAGAGAAATGGGGGCCTAGGGCGAAACTAGGGATTGATTTGTCTGCTATAAGGAACGCGATAGTGGCGGATGTGGTTGATGAGGATATAAATGCGATTGTGGAGTTTGATAGGGTTAGGAGAAGGAGAAAGCCTGTTAAGTTTAGTGAATTTTGGGGTGAACGGAAAGAGGATAGAGGGCAGTTTCGGGAATGGGAACCGATAAGGGCATTAAGGAGGAGGTTAAAGGAGTTGGAGAAGAAGAGTGAGCCTGTGGAGATTTTTGGGGGACTCAAGAATAACGACTTTGTTGAGAAGTTGAAATCAAGCTTG AAAGCGATGCGGGAGCCTCAAGATTCAAAG GAAGTTCCACCACTGGATGTCCCTGAATTATTGGCATATTTTGTTAGGCAATCTGGACCCTTTTTGGATCACCTTGGAGTTAGAAGAG ATATATGCGACAAGATAGTTGAAAGCTTGTGCAGTAAACGCAAGAATCAACTTCTACTGCGAACACTGTCTACGGGAGAATCCTCTGTTATTGAAAATGAGGGTGTGAATGATGAATTGGATGTAAGGATAGCAAGTGTCCTTCAAAGCACTGGGCATTGTTACGAGGGTGGCTTCTGGTCAGACTTACCAAAGCATAGTCCATCAGATAAAAAGAGGCACGTTGCCATTGTGACAACTGCTAGTCTTCCATGGATGACGGGCACTGCTGTAAATCCACTTTTCAGAGCTGCATATTTGGCAAAATCTGAAAAACAAAATGTTACTTTAGTGGTTCCATGGCTTTGCAAGTCAGATCAAGAGTTAGTGTATCCCAACAATGTTACTTTTAGTTCACCAGAAGAGCAGGAGAGTTATATTCGCAACTGGCTCGAGGACAGGGTTGGCTTTAAGTCTGAATTCAAAATCTCCTTTTATCCGGGAAAG TTCTCAAAAGAGCGAAGAAGCATAATACCTACTGGAGATACTTCGCAGTTTATTTCATCAAAGGAGGCTGATATTGCTATTTTAGAAGAACCAGAACATTTGAATTGGTATCACCATGGTAAACGCTGGACTGATAAGTTCAATCATGTTGTTGGTGTTGTCCACACTAATTACCTTGAATACATCAAGAGGGAAAAGAATGGGGCTCTCCAAGCTTTCTTTGTGAAACACATAAACAATTGGGTCACCCGAGCATACTGTGATAAG GTTCTTCGCCTTTCTGCTGCCACACAAGATTTACCCAAGTCCGTGATCTGCAATGTTCATggagtgaatcccaagtttTTGAAAATTGGAGAAAAAGTTGCTGCAGAAAAGGAACTTGGGCAGCAGGCCTTCTCAAAAGGAGCATATTTCTTAGGCAAGATGGTTTGGGCCAAGGGGTACAAGGAGTTGATAGATTTGCTAGCAAAGCATAAGAGCGAGCTAGATGGCTTTAATTTGGATGTATTCGGGAATGGTGAGGATGCAAATGAAGTACAGACTGCAGCCAAAAGGTTGGATTTGAAAGTCAACTTCATGAGAGGGAGAGACCATGCGGATGATTCTCTTCACGG GTACAAAGTTTTCATAAACCCTAGCGTGAGTGATGTGCTCTGCACAGCTACAGCTGAGGCGCTAGCGATGGGAAAATTCGTAATATGTGCTGACCACCCATCAAATGAGTTCTTCAGATCATTTCCAAATTGCTTAACTTACAAGACATCTGAAGACTTTGTTGCAAAAGTAAGGGAAGCATTAGAAAACGAGCCTCAACCTCTTACACCGGAGCAAATGTTCAACCTCTCCTGGGAAGCTGCCACCGAGAGATTCATGCAGTACTCGGAACTGGACAAAATCTTAAATGATAATCAGGGTGATTCAAAATTCAGGATCAATAACGGGAACAGAATGTCAAAATCAGTTTCATTGCCTAACATGTCTCAGATGGTAGATGGAGGGTTAGCGTTCGCTCATTATTGTCTCACCGGGAATGAGTTCCTTAGACGCTGTACCGGAGCAACACCTGATACGCGGGACTACGATAAGCAACACTGTAAAGACCTGCATCTCTTGCCTCCACAGGTGGAAAATCCCATATATGGCTGGTAA